A region from the Cannabis sativa cultivar Pink pepper isolate KNU-18-1 chromosome 9, ASM2916894v1, whole genome shotgun sequence genome encodes:
- the LOC115723295 gene encoding peroxidase 5-like — protein MHVLLTLILLVVVSSRTTTCIGGELSSSKFYDESCPKALSTIRSSITRAVSRERRMAASLIRLHFHDCFVHGCDASILLNDSDSIESEQNALQNKDSVRGFNVIEDAKSAVEKICPGVVSCADILAIAARDATVAVSGPSWDVKLGRRDSTTASKSRAEKDLPLFTATLDNLISLFEKKGLNARDMVALSGSHTIGQAQCGLFRSRIYDTKSDIDANFARTRQRRCPAVSSPKADAMLAALDLVTPNSFDANYFKNLIQKKGLLESDQVLFSGGSTDAIVTEYSKSPKTFRADFASAMIKMGDIQPLTGSAGQIRRICSIVN, from the exons ATGCATGTATTATTGACATTAATATTGTTGGTTGTAGTAAGCAGTAGAACAACAACATGCATAGGTGGAGAACTGTCTTCATCGAAATTCTACGATGAAAGTTGTCCAAAAGCTCTGTCAACCATCCGATCTTCCATCACGCGAGCTGTTTCACGCGAACGCCGCATGGCAGCTTCTCTCATTCGACTTCACTTTCATGACTGCTTTGTTCac GGTTGTGATGCATCCATTTTACTGAATGATTCGGATTCTATTGAAAGTGAGCAAAACGCTCTTCAAAATAAGGATTCTGTAAGAGGTTTCAATGTGATTGAAGATGCCAAGTCAGCGGTGGAGAAGATTTGCCCAGGAGTTGTTTCTTGTGCTGATATACTTGCCATTGCGGCAAGAGACGCAACTGTTGCGGTAAGCGGTCCATCATGGGATGTGAAGCTTGGAAGAAGAGACTCAACCACAGCAAGCAAATCTCGAGCTGAAAAAGATCTTCCTCTATTCACAGCCACTCTTGATAATCTCATCAgcttatttgaaaaaaaaggccTTAATGCCAGAGACATGGTTGCTCTATCAGGCTCCCATACAATTGGACAAGCCCAGTGTGGCCTATTTCGCTCAAGAATATACGACACTAAGAGCGATATTGATGCTAACTTTGCTAGAACCCGCCAACGCCGGTGTCCAGCTGTTAGCTCACCTAAAGCGGACGCCATGTTGGCTGCACTTGATTTGGTGACTCCCAACTCGTTTGATGCCAATTACTTCAAGAATTTGATTCAAAAGAAAGGCCTTCTTGAGTCTGACCAAGTACTCTTCAGTGGTGGATCCACTGATGCCATTGTAACTGAGTACAGCAAAAGCCCTAAGACTTTTAGGGCTGATTTTGCATCTGCCATGATCAAAATGGGTGATATTCAACCTCTCACTGGTTCAGCTGGACAAATAAGAAGGATTTGCTCTATAGTCAACTAA